Part of the Quercus robur chromosome 5, dhQueRobu3.1, whole genome shotgun sequence genome, CCCTTGTTCCCACTTGATAGCAGTTTGTGCCAAACACAACCATGATGCCACTGAGTATATGGATCATTTCTACCGCCTTGAAGAACGCTATCACAGCTATGAGCCTATATTCCAACCACTAAAAGATAGGTTAGAATGGCCGGAGCCAGCAGAAAGGAGAACCGTAATGCCAAACCAGCGGTTGATCCGTGAAAAAGGTCGGCCCAAGTCCACGAGAATCCGCAATGAGATGGATGACGAGGATAGGGAGTTGCCAACCTCATTGTGGATTGAGAATGGACCAAAGTTGAAGTGTGGGTTGTGTCGCCAAGAGGGTCATAACCGTCGTACATGTCCAACTCGAAATGTGGCTTCAACAAGCCATGGTGCTATGTAGCAGGTAACAATTACAAATCATAGTAACAAGGGGGTATCATAAGTTATTCTTCTTTACATGTTTAGATATTACATTATATGAGTTATAATTAAGATGTGGGCAGTAATTTGTAGTATTCTTTCAATCTTATTGTTTGTGGTGTACATATTCTAGTATTCATGAGGTCTCTATTTCCCTAACTGTATATGTTTTGCTGCAGATTTGTATTCAATCCGCAAGGTGTAACTGTAGATGCTCCTCATTTAAGCAGGCAAGCTTGAATGCTCTTCTATATTTGTCAATTCAATTTATTGATTACCATGGGTTGTATACTAATTTCTGTGTTGGCTACTCCTCAGAAAGGAGGCAACTtctgaaaagaacaaaaagaaggtGTCACTCAAATGCTATGACTCCATGTTTGCCTAAAACCATTGTTGGCGGATGCTGTCCAAGTTTCAACTTACAATTGCTATGACTGTTTAAAATGCAGAAatggaactttttatttttgtacatcAACTGATTAAAGCTTTAGAGGCTCTTTACTTACAAATAAGCTTGTATATATGGATGATTTTTTCATTCGCGTAATGCAAATGGGGGAATGTTACTGATGGATGTGGTTGGTTATGATTTGTATGGATGACTTGTTGTTCACAGCATGGTTGTCAGCAGGTCCACTTTAACCATGAATAAGCACGATACTGAATGAGTGTGAACAGTGCAAGTAgcaagcaaaactacaagtagaAAGGTTATACTAaatgaaactcgattttctagaTAACGAGTTACGTTGCAGTCCATTTTCAACCCCCTACGACTGTATCCACTCTCAATTGTCAAGTATCTGAGTTACTCGATTTCTCGATATCCGAGTTACCTTCAACATACCTCGATTTATAGGGTACCGAGTTACGTTggagattcctcttggactgtatctggaccagtccaaatatctgggctggttcaggaagcccagtcaacttaactcgatttcCTGGTTACCGAGTTATGTTGAGAGTAACTCGATATATATAGcatcgagatacgttgaagaccgttgtctccacttagattcctcttggactgcctctggaccagtccaaatatctgggctggttcaggaagcccagtcaacttaactcgatttcGTGGTTACCGAGTTCTGTTGAGAGTGACTCGATATATATAGaatcgagatacgttgaagaccgttgtctccacttagattcctcttggactgcctctAGACCAGTCCAACTATCTGGGCTGGTTCAGGAAGCCCAgtcaacttaactcgatttcGTGGTTACCGAGTTCTGTTGAGAGTAACTCGATATATATAGaatcgagatacgttgaagaccgttgtctccacttagattcctcttggactgcctctggaccagtccaactATCTGGGCTGGCTCAGGAAGCCCAgtcaacttaactcgatttcGTGGTTACCGAGTTCTGTTGAGAGTAACTCGATATATATAGaatcgagatacgttgaagaccgttgtctgcacttagattcctcttggactgcctctggaccagtccaattaTCTGGGCTGGCTCAGGAAGCCCAGTCAACGTAACTCGATTTAGTGGTTACCGAGTTCTGTTGAGAGAAACTCGACATATAGAGaatcgagatacgttgaagaccATTGTCTACAATTGTTACCGAGTTATTCCCAATTTCCCATGTAACTTAACTCGATTTCTTTATAAGCGAGTTATTcccatataactcgatttctagGGTATCGAGTAATTCTACTTTAACCTGATGTTCAGGATATCGAGTTACTTCAAATGGACTTCCAAACCACCACACACAACATGGATTCCTCTGAGATACACTGCGCACAACATGGACTCCTTTTAGTCCCAgtacacataactcgatttcttAATAATCGGGTTATGTGTATGACCAACCCACTATTTAGTGCTCAAACGTACGAAGCAGCAACTGTTCAACTTCTTCTCAGCGAAAGTTTGGAGAACCAGAACAATGGCTTCTCAATGGCGGAGAGACAACGACGATGGTCCTGCTGATCGGTCCCCACACTTTTTCAAGATTATTCTGCAGAATGCTGTTCAGGAAGGAAAGCTTGTAAGTATGctcaaatttataaattctaTCATTGTCTGAAAATCATATGCTAACACACTTCGAACACTTCATCTTCTTTATTTGTGATTGTTGAAATATGTACATTTGTTACATGTAGTCAGAAAAACTTTCATTTTGCAATACGTAGGTTACACTTTAAGAAGAACACAGTCACATAACAGAGTACTTTTGCATCGTACACTtttatatgaacaaaaaatggAACAGGGATATAAGCGCATGGTAGAGATTGAGGaaaaatatgaaggaaattcacagtttaatatatattcttatGGAGTGGACCTGTCAAATGTACAAcatttccccaaaattttttacatttcaacAACAGAGAAATGTAAAAGTGTAGAGGTTgatggttattttggttataAGATTAGGTTGTATAAATTGGTTTCAAAATTCATAAGAGTTGTTACTGTTATAGCTATTAAATATAACGTCAATGTTGCaggattacattttattttgtttgattttcttttcttttttgtgtgggggtggggggctGTAACTAAGAAGTATTCTGCCATcattcaaacttttattttctagcATTGTGTATAAGGATTGATTGCATGTGTTTATTTCCCTAGCCTGCATTTATGTTATGGAGATTCTTTTTACAGCGGATTCCAGATAAGTTCGTGCAGAAATTTGGAGTGGACCTGTCAGATATGGCCTTTCTCACTATTCCAAATGGTAGAAAATGGAAAGTCAAGTTGGCACAACATGCTGGGGGGGTTTGGTTTCAAAATGGTTGGTCCGAATTTGCAAGCTCTCATGGTGTAGCCGTGGGGCACTTGCTGGTTttcaaatatgaaggaaattcacaGTTTCATGTACTCATATTTGATGCCACTGCAACAGAAGTAGACTATACTTTAGACGACGAACAACATGTACATCATAGGATCGAAGATGATGAGAGTGATGACAGCTCTGTTGAAATCATCAAACACTTTTATAGGGGAGAGGGTTCAGGTTTGAATGTTACACTTTTGTAAGCAACTGCTTGATTTGTTTAGCTTCTGCTCTATTAATTTTATGTGCATGACTTCgtattttcaacttctttcaGGATCAGCCCATCCTAAGAAAGACGGTAGTGTAGCTAAAAATCTTGTTATAGCCAATGCTTTTAAATCAGAAAATCCCCTTTTCACTGTTACCATGCGTCCATCCTACATTAATGGCAAGGATCGTGCGGTAAGCTTTTAGCTTCAgtaaaatggaatatttttgtaatttagaaaTGCAACTCCCATTAACTGTCATTTTTCATAGATCAATTAGAAAGATTGTCACACTAGATACTTGTGGCTGGACATTTTGTTGGTaatgattttttcttatttgtgtttttaggtGAAAAGATGTAGATCAATTAGATACTTGTTGCTGgaatatatttgttaaatatctATTATTGTTCCTTGTACAGAGTTTACCCCAACACATTATCAACTACTTACCAAGAGACGGGTTTACCAAGGACTACACCAAAGCAAGTATACTCCCTGTCAAGCTCCAGATTGTGGACCGATTATGGCCTGTGAAGCTATACATTTATGAACGAAGTGGGGGTTCATCATGTGTCGTATCAGCTGGTTGGTCTGCGTTTGTGAGGGAAAATAGTTTGCAAGTAGGAGATGTTTGCGTATTTGAGCTGATTATGAGGGACGGTGTTGTGTTAAATGTCCACATTTTCAAGTGCCAAGACTAAGTGGTTAGGGTGGATGCAAAGTGATGATAATATTATGTGATGTTTAGAGTGTGTTTACTTTGCAACTTTACTATTCATCCCTATTTTGTTCATCCCAGTTTGCAACTTTATTGATTGGGTACTTTTGTGATGTTTAGAGTTTCACTCTTgggaaatttttaattactatgatgaactttcatatgtattttaaaatgaatgtgatgctgtatttttttctacggttttgtttggattttggccttttttgcATGGCGActcttggattttattttaggggggTCAACATTGTTATTGCTATAGGATTTTGTTCTTTTCAGATGACATTGTTGTATGTTTTGTATATATTGTAACACTTTAATACAATAACACCATGTGCAATAATTTTTAGTCATTATTATAGATGTTTGcaaatttagatgtttataaaATAAGTGAGAAGTTAATCCATCAATTGTGTCAATCAATATAATGTGGCAACTTGAAAAGCTTGAtagctaaattttcaaaatttcacttgGTAGCAATTTTTCAAATGTTATAGATGAAGTTGGAGGAACGTTACTTCAGTTACAACTCCTGGAGTAACGCCCTCATTAATGCTGCCCTCAGCCACGCAGCTGGATTGGGCTTCAGTGTCTGCAATTATTGAGGATTTAGTGCTGCCAAAGTCCACGCCAATTAGCAATAAGTCCAACTCAATTAATACACCTTCTATTTCGGTGGAGGTATTACAGGAGGATACGTTTTTggcaaatataaataataatgaagagTTATTATTGGCAAGAATTGTTACACCCAATTTGGAGTCTACCAGCCAGCTAGCATGTACAATTGGAGTTAATCCAATTAATGCCTTGAAAAAATATTCCAAGGGAAATCAATTTCAAGTGGCGGCAATAGTGGTAATTCGGGATAATAATGGAGTTGTGATGGCTTCTTGTTCAGAAAAAATTCATCAAGCTTACAAGCCTGATGAGGTTGAGGCGCTGGCTGCTTTGAAGGCAGTGACATTTGCGCGTGAGTTGGGTTTTCAAAGAGCTACTCTCGAAGGAGATTCTCTCGGTCAGATTAAAGCTTTGAAGTCAACAGAGTGTAGCCTATCTCCAATAGGTCTACTGGTAGATGATGTGAAAAGGGTTGCTAATAGTTTTGAACGATTGTTGTATTCTCATGTTAAGAGAAACGACAATAGGGTTGCTCATAGTCTGCCGAAAAATGCATTACGCATATCAGATTTTCAAGTATGGATAGAAGATGTCCCATCGCATATTGTTTCGATTTTAGATTTGGAtgtaattgtttcaagttaataaaataagtcagcttctttctaaaaaaaaaaaaaaaaaaaaaaacttgatgaaTCGTTGctcaaagaaaaatatcattgtTTCCTGAAAAATCTTTGCTAATATACAAATGAATAACACAAAATACTGGTGAAATATGTACCAATACGCTATTTGCAGCCAAATTTTCCACGGCTCCTTTGCCAGCAAAAAAACCACGAACAAGAGGACTGTATGGAACTATTCCAATGCCAAGCTCCCTGCATgtacaaaaacattaaaattcgagagaccatactcatgcttctggataagataattaaattatattgaaatcaaatctacacaaaatggatgatattttttttttttttttgttgcagtaGTCCTTCAAAAGAACAGTAGTGTTGCAAACGCAAGGATGAATAtaaggggaaaataaaaaaggagagagatttAGGATACACGGAAGCattcaaaacaccaaaatttatagaaaaacatCATCTTTGAACTAAACAAACCTGCAAACAACATCTGTCAAACTCCTATCATAACTGCTGCCATTAACTGCTTATGAAAGTGGGTCATCCACACGGTAGAAATGCAAGTAATTCTATCATTGTCATAAGGAATCATGAGTCTGGATTATTTCTAAATCCATTTTCTTGctgaaattttcataaaaactgTGAAACTTACATTTTATTGAGAATCATACcactaaaaaataagtaaataaaaaatatttaataaaaaggcTCCGCATGATTTTTGGAACAAGCACTAGAAGACTACTTGTTATTGTCAATTAATGTTGACAAATGATTACACCTAACAGGAAGATTAAGGGAGACCAGTGAAAATAACTCAAGTTCTACAAAATTGAGTAACTCTGCAAATAACTCGCTTTATGATGTATCCATTTATATGCAAGCCATTACACACAGAAATTGCATTCTTGAGATATTCTACTGCAAATAACAGAGTACTATGTTATTTGTTCGGTTTTGTGCGAGGTAGCCACATACAGttggattcctcttggactgcatctggaccagtccaaatatatGGGCTGGGTGGGTGCATGTGTAcaatgtaactcgattttcCAAATCTCGAGGAATTTGATTTCTTGTGAGTGTCCACTGCACAGAACTCGATTCAAGTAGAATCGAGTATTGTCGCAGGCCTACCTTTAAACTTCGATTCGTCTTGGACCgcatctggaccagtccaaatacCTGGGGGCCCATAAACATAACTCGAGTTATGTATAATCGAGTTATTTGAAATTAACTCGTTTTCTGCAAAATCGAGTTATGGGAAAGCCGTTCCACCATTAACTGGATTCTTGTTATTTGTGctacacataactcgatttacGGACAGTCGGTTTATGTGCAAGCCCTTGTGCTGAAAATTTGATTGCATTTAACTCGATTATAGTAATATCGAGTTATATGGACATTACAATCTATTACCCATTTTTATTAACTCTTCCCCAGTTCTGCAGAACTTGCAGCTGTCCGAAATTACATCTTCGATTGCTCTCGCTTCATCCGGCTAGAACCCACAATTTCCCGCGCAAATTCGTCGAGGATTTTACATAGTAAGACTCTTTTAACGGTTGCTGTCTTTGAAATTACACATTGTTGGTGcattattctcaaattttgcattttgatgCTTCACACTTCTATGTCTATGTCTATGAAgattgtgatgaaattgggtgtttGCCTAGTCAAATGCATTGTTGTTAGTAAGGTTGCCTATGTCATAGGTTGTCTTCCTTCCACAAAATGAACTTGCCAGTGGCTCCATATGTGTGTGGTATAGATATATGCTGGTTGTATGTCTGAACTGTACAttgtacaatttattttctgttttttgtagAAGCTGGTGAAACTTACTACATGTAGCTACGATGGTATGATATATGTCAGTTCCTAAATCCACTTGTATGTTTCCTATATGATAAGACTTCTGTTATATACTCTAGGTCTCTAACTTCAAATTGTTGACTCGGACCAAAATGCATTACAATTATTGCACCAACTAAACAACCCGTGAATAAGAATATTTGGTTTTCATTGTGTTGTTGTAAACTGCTCTAGACAGTATATTGTGTGCATGATTTTCTACACATGGTAGCTGGTtactcttcaatttttgttctctGCTTCAAACTTCATTTTGGTTCTGTTTTTGTGTGAGCTGATCGTGTTTGCACTACTGACCATCGATTAGTTATGGGTCCGAAGAGGACTAAGAGGGGAAAATGCAAAGCTGCATCCGAACCTGAAGTGGTGTTTGATCAATTAAGGTTCCTCACGCCAGAAAATGAGCAAACCTTTGAAACCTTGATTAAGCGTAGGCGTATTTGGGGAGAAAGGCAAATCAATTTACAGGAGCTGCATCCTTTTGTTCGTGAGAATCTACAGTCTAGGCATTGGCTGTCCCTATGTACAAACATACAACCCCCTCCAGCTGACttgattagagaattctattCGAATCTATCGGTCCATGAGGATCTTGGTGGTCACAAGGTGGCATCGTCCATACGTGGTGTACCGTTTACAATAACTAGGGAGCACGTATCTAAAGCCCTTGATGTACCTATAATTTGTACACCTACTTATCCAAACTCTATGTCTCCTCGTATTGATGATGTTATGGATGTTCTTTGTGGACGATCAAACATTCGGGATTCTGGCCGAAGTATTAGCTCAAGTGAGTTGACTGAGCttaattatatcttctttaggatagcttgtcacaacattttccctATCTCTCATATCCATACAATCCTTGTAGACAGGTGTATCTTGCTTTACGCCCTTGTCACCAATAGTtccatttgttttccttcccttttcatcGAAACCATTGTCAAGGTGCGTAGGAGCAAGTATAAGAGGCATGCTTTGTTTTTCCCAGTTCTCATCCATAGGGTCCtcaaatatttaggattaaagaaCTTTCCTTCCCACGAGTTGGTTCACATCCAAGCCTCTATAGGAGCCAAATTTCTGAAACAGCGAACTGCCCAAAAGAAGGTTGTCGACCTCAGTGTTGGTCCATCCAACAGACCACGAGTACGGTCTACTACTGGAGATGTTCAAGATGAGGACATGCATGGGGATCCCACATCTGTTGTTGCcgaggatggtgatgatgagaTAGATGTTGACACTGTTGATGCAGCGCATACATGCCCTCTTCCTCCTTCTCTTCATGCTATGATGGAGACCATTATGACGACTCAGGCAGCCCATGGTCAGCTTCTACATGGTCTTCTTGCCGAGGTTGGAGCTATGCGAGCGGACTTAGCTCACTATAGACGTCCTGTTCCACCTTCTACACCATCTGACTCTTGATGATTCCCATTGGGTATTGTACCCAAGGGGGGGACGATTTTCAGTTCGTGGTTGCTATAACATATTTGGAGAATTGTATGacagttctatatttttttattttagtggcAATTTGAAGAACATGGTATCCGTTGAaagtaatttgatatattaatatgaTGGTTA contains:
- the LOC126728022 gene encoding B3 domain-containing protein At4g01580-like; protein product: MASQWRRDNDDGPADRSPHFFKIILQNAVQEGKLRIPDKFVQKFGVDLSDMAFLTIPNGRKWKVKLAQHAGGVWFQNGWSEFASSHGVAVGHLLVFKYEGNSQFHVLIFDATATEVDYTLDDEQHVHHRIEDDESDDSSVEIIKHFYRGEGSGSAHPKKDGSVAKNLVIANAFKSENPLFTVTMRPSYINGKDRASLPQHIINYLPRDGFTKDYTKASILPVKLQIVDRLWPVKLYIYERSGGSSCVVSAGWSAFVRENSLQVGDVCVFELIMRDGVVLNVHIFKCQD